The Fusobacterium periodonticum 1_1_41FAA genome includes a window with the following:
- a CDS encoding MATE family efflux transporter, giving the protein MTMISNKPILKTIFKYAIPNVISMWIFTLYTMVDGIFISRFVGSTALAGVNLVLPLINFIFSISIMIGVGSSTLIAIKFGENKYDEGNKIFTLATLLNLFSAIFISLLVLLNLERVINILGANKSQEVYQYVKDYLSVIVFFSVFYMSGYAFEIYIKIDGKPSYPTICVLVGGITNLILDYLFVVVFHYGVTGAAIATGISQVTCCSMLLFYIIFKAQKIKFKKSFRFDFDRIIKIFKTGFSEFLTEISSGILILIYNLVILKRIGVTGVSIFGTISYISSFITMTMIGFSQGIQPIISYNLGKKHYKNLKDILKISITFLGILGIVCFIFITSFSEYIGRIFFKEKDMILRVKDVLRVYSLSYLLIGINIFISAYFTALKRVTYSAFITFPRGILFNSILLLILPTIFGNKSIWFVTFLSEALSVFICLFLLKKLKREGILS; this is encoded by the coding sequence ATGACAATGATTAGTAATAAACCAATCTTAAAAACAATATTCAAATATGCTATACCTAATGTTATTTCAATGTGGATATTTACTCTTTATACTATGGTTGATGGAATATTTATAAGTAGATTTGTAGGCTCAACTGCTCTAGCTGGAGTAAACTTAGTTCTGCCACTTATAAATTTTATCTTCTCAATTTCTATAATGATAGGAGTTGGGAGCTCAACATTAATTGCAATAAAATTTGGTGAAAATAAATATGATGAAGGAAATAAAATTTTTACTCTTGCCACCTTATTAAACTTATTTTCAGCTATATTTATATCTCTTTTAGTACTTTTAAATCTTGAAAGAGTAATAAATATTTTAGGTGCTAATAAAAGTCAAGAAGTCTATCAGTATGTAAAAGACTATCTTTCAGTCATAGTTTTCTTCAGTGTTTTCTATATGTCAGGTTATGCCTTTGAAATATATATAAAAATTGATGGAAAACCTAGTTATCCAACTATCTGTGTTTTAGTTGGAGGTATAACAAATTTAATTTTAGACTATCTTTTTGTAGTTGTCTTTCATTATGGCGTAACAGGTGCTGCAATAGCAACAGGTATTTCACAAGTCACATGTTGTTCTATGCTTTTATTCTATATCATTTTTAAAGCCCAAAAAATAAAATTTAAAAAATCATTTCGATTTGATTTTGATAGAATAATTAAAATTTTTAAAACAGGTTTTTCTGAGTTTTTAACAGAGATATCTTCAGGTATCTTAATACTTATTTATAATCTTGTTATTTTGAAAAGAATTGGAGTTACAGGAGTTTCAATTTTTGGAACTATCTCTTATATAAGTTCATTTATTACTATGACTATGATAGGTTTTAGTCAAGGTATACAGCCTATTATAAGTTATAATTTGGGTAAGAAACATTATAAAAATTTAAAAGATATTCTAAAAATATCTATCACTTTTTTAGGAATACTTGGAATTGTATGTTTTATATTTATCACCTCTTTCTCTGAATATATTGGTAGAATATTTTTTAAAGAGAAAGATATGATTTTAAGAGTCAAAGATGTTTTAAGAGTATACAGTCTTTCTTATCTATTAATAGGTATAAATATTTTTATTTCTGCCTATTTTACAGCCTTAAAAAGAGTTACTTATTCAGCGTTTATAACTTTCCCTAGAGGTATATTATTCAATAGTATTTTACTTTTGATTTTACCAACTATCTTTGGAAATAAGTCAATATGGTTTGTAACTTTTTTAAGTGAAGCTCTATCTGTGTTTATTTGTTTATTTTTATTAAAAAAATTAAAAAGAGAAGGAATTTTGAGTTAA
- a CDS encoding flavin reductase family protein: MKKRNLKGSVVLNPVPAVLVTCKNSEGKDNVFTVAWVGTICSRPPMLSISIRPERLSYDYIKETMEFTINLPSKKQTKVVDFCGVRSGRQINKIKECAFTLHDGLKVKSSYIEECPINIECKVKDIIKLGSHDMFIAEVLTSHINEDLFDEKDKIHFEKADLISYSHGEYFALSKDAIGKFGYSVAKKKEKNKKKSKKIIHY; this comes from the coding sequence ATGAAAAAGAGAAATTTAAAAGGAAGTGTAGTTTTAAATCCAGTACCAGCTGTACTAGTGACTTGTAAAAATTCAGAGGGTAAAGATAATGTCTTTACTGTTGCTTGGGTAGGAACTATCTGTTCAAGACCACCAATGTTATCAATTTCTATAAGACCTGAAAGATTATCTTATGACTATATAAAAGAAACTATGGAATTCACTATAAATCTACCTAGTAAAAAACAAACTAAAGTTGTTGATTTCTGTGGAGTTCGTTCAGGTAGACAAATTAATAAAATAAAGGAGTGTGCTTTTACTTTGCACGATGGATTAAAGGTAAAATCTTCATACATAGAAGAATGTCCTATAAATATAGAATGTAAAGTTAAAGATATTATTAAATTAGGTAGCCATGATATGTTTATTGCAGAAGTTTTAACTTCCCATATCAATGAAGATTTATTTGATGAAAAAGATAAAATACATTTTGAAAAAGCAGATTTAATTTCTTACTCACATGGAGAATATTTTGCTTTATCTAAAGATGCAATTGGTAAATTTGGATATTCAGTTGCCAAGAAAAAAGAAAAAAATAAGAAAAAAAGTAAAAAAATAATTCATTACTGA
- a CDS encoding ArsB/NhaD family transporter, with protein sequence MLLGLGILIFVIVFYCIITEKVASAYATMLGALAMAFLGIVNEEEILETIHSRLEILLLLIGMMIIVSLISETGVFQWFAIKVVKIVRGDPLKLLILLSIVTATCSAFLDNVTTILLMAPVSILLAKQLKLDPFPFVMTEVLSSDIGGMATLIGDPTQLIIGSEGKISFNEFLFNTAPMTIIALAILLTVVYFTNIRKMQVPNTLRAQIMELESDRILTNKKLLKQSIIILTAVIIGFVLNNFVNKGLAVISLSGGILLAFLTEREPKKIFAAVEWDTLFFFIGLFVMIRGIENLGIIKYIGDKIIELSTGNFKVASISIMWLSSIFTSIFGNVANAATFSKIIKTVIPDFQTIADTKVFWWALSFGSCLGGSITMIGSATNVVAVSASAKAGCKIDFMKFFKFGSKIAILNLIAATVYMYLRYL encoded by the coding sequence ATGTTACTAGGTTTAGGAATACTTATTTTTGTTATAGTTTTTTACTGTATAATTACAGAAAAAGTGGCTTCAGCTTATGCAACTATGTTAGGAGCATTGGCAATGGCTTTTTTAGGAATAGTTAATGAAGAAGAAATTTTAGAAACAATACATAGTAGATTGGAGATATTACTTCTATTGATTGGTATGATGATAATAGTTTCATTAATATCTGAAACAGGAGTGTTTCAATGGTTTGCAATAAAGGTAGTTAAGATAGTAAGAGGAGATCCTCTAAAACTATTGATATTACTTTCAATTGTAACAGCTACATGTTCAGCATTTTTAGATAATGTTACAACAATATTACTTATGGCACCTGTGTCAATATTATTGGCTAAACAGTTAAAATTAGATCCTTTTCCTTTTGTTATGACAGAAGTTTTATCTTCTGATATTGGTGGAATGGCAACTTTAATTGGGGATCCAACTCAACTTATCATAGGAAGTGAAGGGAAAATATCATTCAATGAATTTTTATTTAATACTGCTCCTATGACCATAATAGCACTTGCAATATTATTGACGGTTGTCTATTTTACAAATATAAGGAAGATGCAGGTTCCAAATACATTGAGAGCACAGATTATGGAATTGGAATCTGACAGAATACTTACAAATAAAAAATTATTAAAGCAATCTATAATAATACTTACAGCAGTGATAATAGGTTTTGTATTAAATAACTTTGTAAATAAAGGTTTAGCAGTAATTTCTTTAAGTGGTGGAATATTATTAGCTTTCTTAACAGAAAGAGAGCCTAAAAAGATTTTTGCGGCTGTTGAATGGGATACTCTATTCTTCTTTATCGGTCTTTTTGTGATGATTAGAGGAATAGAAAATCTAGGAATAATCAAATATATAGGTGACAAAATAATTGAATTGTCAACTGGAAACTTTAAGGTAGCCTCAATTTCAATAATGTGGTTATCTTCAATATTTACTTCTATCTTTGGAAATGTTGCCAATGCAGCAACTTTCTCAAAAATTATTAAGACAGTTATTCCTGATTTTCAAACTATAGCAGATACAAAAGTATTTTGGTGGGCTTTGTCTTTTGGTTCTTGTTTAGGTGGAAGTATTACAATGATAGGTTCAGCAACAAATGTTGTGGCTGTTTCAGCTTCAGCAAAGGCAGGTTGTAAAATTGATTTTATGAAATTCTTTAAATTTGGAAGTAAAATTGCAATTTTAAATTTAATAGCTGCAACTGTATATATGTATTTAAGATACCTGTAA
- a CDS encoding ArsB/NhaD family transporter: MLYVGILIFIAVFYCIITEKIPSAWATMAGGLLMTLIGIINQEEVLETVYNRLEILFLLVGMMMIVLLISETGVFQWFAIKVAQLVRGEPFKLIVLLACVTALCSAFLDNVTTILLMAPVSILLAKQLKLDPFPFVITEVMSANIGGLATLIGDPTQLIIGAEGKLTFNEFLANTAPVAILSMIALLATVYFMYAKNMKVSNELKAKIMELDSSRSLKDMKLLKQSIVIFSLVIIGFILNNFVDKGLAMIALSGAVCLSLLAKKSPKEMFEGVEWETLFFFIGLFMMIKGIENLDIIKFIGDKMIAITEGHFGGAVLSTMWISALFTSVIGNVANAATFSKIINIMTPSFAGVGGIKALWWALSFGSCLGGNLSILGSATNVVAVGAADKAGCKIKFVQFLKFGGIIAIENLIIASIYVYFRYL; encoded by the coding sequence ATGTTATATGTTGGAATTTTGATATTCATAGCAGTGTTTTACTGTATAATAACAGAGAAAATACCAAGTGCTTGGGCAACAATGGCCGGAGGGCTATTGATGACTCTAATTGGTATAATCAATCAAGAAGAAGTTCTTGAAACAGTCTATAATAGATTAGAGATACTTTTTTTACTTGTAGGAATGATGATGATAGTTCTTCTTATATCGGAAACAGGAGTATTCCAGTGGTTTGCAATTAAAGTTGCACAATTAGTAAGAGGAGAACCATTTAAGTTGATAGTTTTATTAGCTTGTGTAACAGCACTTTGTTCTGCATTTTTAGATAATGTTACAACAATATTGCTTATGGCACCAGTATCAATATTATTGGCAAAGCAATTAAAATTAGATCCTTTCCCATTTGTAATCACAGAAGTCATGTCAGCTAATATAGGTGGACTTGCAACATTGATAGGAGATCCAACTCAACTTATCATAGGAGCAGAAGGAAAATTGACATTTAATGAATTCTTAGCTAATACAGCACCTGTTGCTATACTTTCTATGATAGCTTTATTGGCAACAGTTTACTTTATGTATGCTAAAAATATGAAGGTATCAAATGAACTAAAAGCTAAGATTATGGAATTGGATTCAAGCAGATCGTTAAAAGATATGAAACTTTTAAAACAATCTATAGTTATATTTTCTTTAGTAATTATAGGATTTATTTTGAATAACTTTGTGGATAAAGGACTTGCTATGATAGCATTATCAGGGGCAGTATGTTTATCATTACTTGCAAAGAAAAGTCCTAAAGAGATGTTCGAAGGAGTGGAGTGGGAAACTTTATTCTTCTTCATAGGTTTATTTATGATGATTAAAGGTATAGAAAATCTTGATATCATTAAATTTATAGGGGATAAAATGATAGCAATAACTGAAGGGCATTTTGGAGGAGCAGTTTTATCAACAATGTGGATATCAGCTCTTTTCACTTCAGTAATTGGAAATGTTGCCAATGCAGCAACATTCTCAAAGATTATTAATATTATGACTCCAAGTTTTGCGGGAGTTGGGGGAATAAAAGCACTTTGGTGGGCTTTATCATTTGGTTCTTGTTTAGGTGGAAATTTAAGTATACTTGGTTCGGCAACAAATGTTGTGGCAGTTGGAGCTGCTGATAAAGCAGGTTGTAAAATTAAATTTGTACAATTTTTAAAGTTCGGTGGAATTATTGCTATAGAAAATTTGATAATAGCTTCAATATATGTTTATTTTAGATATTTATAA
- a CDS encoding PTS sugar transporter subunit IIA: protein MKFSSYLNTDYIFPNLEASSKEEIIRKIVSKVAEDDRVVGEQKNEIIKNILKREEEISTCIGGGIFLPHTRMIDFSDFIIAVATVKDKIVSDIGGTNETDEIKVVFLIVSDVLKNKNLLKAMSVISKIGLKQPEVIEKIKKSNSPKEIYELLAANDIELEHKIIAEDVLSPEIRPAKENDTLAEIAKRLILEQKSALPVLSEDNILLGEITERELIGFGMPEHLSLMSDLNFLTVGEPFEEYLLNESTMTIKDIYRKDIKHLMIDKDTPIMEICFKMVYKGMHRLYVVNPKNNKYLGIINRSDIIKKVLHI from the coding sequence ATGAAATTTTCAAGTTATTTAAACACAGATTACATATTTCCTAATTTAGAAGCAAGTTCTAAGGAAGAAATAATTAGAAAAATTGTTAGTAAAGTTGCAGAAGATGATAGAGTAGTTGGAGAACAAAAAAATGAGATTATAAAAAATATCTTAAAAAGAGAAGAAGAAATTTCAACTTGTATAGGTGGAGGAATTTTCTTACCACATACAAGGATGATAGATTTTTCAGACTTTATCATAGCAGTCGCAACAGTTAAAGATAAAATAGTATCTGATATTGGTGGAACAAATGAAACTGATGAAATAAAAGTTGTATTTTTAATAGTTTCAGATGTTTTAAAGAATAAAAATCTTTTGAAAGCTATGAGTGTGATTTCAAAGATAGGATTAAAACAACCTGAAGTAATAGAAAAAATTAAAAAATCAAATAGTCCTAAAGAAATATATGAACTTTTAGCAGCTAATGATATAGAGTTAGAGCATAAAATCATAGCTGAAGATGTTTTAAGCCCAGAAATAAGACCTGCAAAAGAAAATGATACTTTGGCAGAAATAGCTAAGAGATTAATATTAGAACAAAAATCAGCCTTACCTGTATTATCAGAAGATAATATCCTTTTAGGAGAAATTACAGAAAGAGAATTGATAGGTTTTGGTATGCCTGAACACTTATCACTTATGAGTGATTTAAATTTCTTGACAGTTGGAGAACCTTTTGAAGAATACTTACTTAATGAAAGTACAATGACTATTAAAGATATATACAGAAAAGATATAAAGCATTTAATGATAGATAAAGATACTCCTATAATGGAAATCTGCTTTAAAATGGTTTATAAAGGAATGCATAGACTGTATGTTGTAAATCCGAAGAATAATAAATATCTAGGAATTATAAATAGATCAGACATTATTAAGAAAGTATTGCATATATAA
- the hcp gene encoding hydroxylamine reductase yields the protein MDKMFCYQCQETAKGTGCTTIGVCGKDAETSGLQDLLIHIDKGVAAYSSVLRKNGKAKELIEGKVNRYLINSLFITITNANFDDDAILDEIKAGLKLREELKALATEEEKKEAEKYGTDLVNWYYESDEDLIKFSENQSVVGVLRTENEDVRSLRELIVYGLKGLAAYAEHAFNLGKTSEEIFAFVEEALLGTMDDSLTAEQLVALTMKTGEYGVKVMALLDEANTSVLGTPEITKVKIGAGKRPGILISGHDLWDLKQLLEQSKDSGVDIYTHSEMLPGHGYPELKKYSHFYGNYGNAWWDQRKDFTNFNGPIVFTTNCIVPPVKNATYKDRVFTTNAAGYPGWKRIKVNADGTKDFSEIIELAKTCQPPVEVESGEITVGFAHNQVLSLADKVVENIKSGAIKRFVVMSGCDGRMSQRHYYTEFAENLPKDTIILTSGCAKFKYNKLNLGDINGIPRVLDAGQCNDSYSWAVVALKLKEVFGLNDINELPLVFNIAWYEQKAVIVLLALLYLGVKNIHVGPTLPGFLSPNVAKVLVENFGIAGITTVEEDLKKFGLYEGSALAN from the coding sequence ATGGATAAAATGTTTTGTTACCAATGTCAAGAAACAGCTAAAGGGACTGGGTGTACAACTATAGGAGTTTGTGGAAAGGATGCAGAAACATCTGGATTACAAGATTTATTAATACATATAGATAAAGGTGTTGCAGCATACAGCTCAGTACTTAGAAAAAATGGAAAAGCAAAAGAATTAATAGAAGGAAAAGTAAATAGATATCTTATTAATTCATTGTTCATTACAATAACTAATGCTAACTTTGATGATGATGCAATCTTAGATGAAATAAAAGCAGGATTAAAATTAAGAGAAGAATTAAAAGCTCTTGCAACAGAAGAAGAAAAGAAAGAGGCTGAAAAATATGGTACTGATTTAGTAAACTGGTACTATGAATCAGATGAAGATTTAATAAAATTCTCTGAAAATCAATCTGTTGTTGGAGTATTAAGAACAGAAAATGAAGATGTTAGATCTTTAAGAGAATTAATAGTTTATGGATTAAAAGGACTAGCAGCTTATGCTGAACATGCTTTTAACTTAGGAAAAACTAGTGAAGAAATATTTGCTTTTGTTGAAGAAGCTCTTTTAGGAACTATGGATGATAGCTTAACTGCTGAACAATTAGTTGCTTTAACAATGAAAACTGGAGAATATGGAGTAAAAGTAATGGCTTTACTAGATGAAGCTAATACATCAGTTTTAGGAACTCCTGAAATCACTAAAGTTAAAATTGGAGCAGGAAAAAGACCAGGAATCTTAATCAGTGGACATGATTTATGGGATTTAAAACAATTACTAGAACAAAGTAAAGATTCAGGTGTAGATATCTATACTCACTCTGAAATGTTACCAGGACATGGATATCCTGAATTAAAGAAATATTCTCATTTCTATGGAAACTATGGAAATGCTTGGTGGGATCAAAGAAAAGACTTTACAAACTTTAATGGACCTATCGTATTCACAACTAACTGTATAGTTCCACCTGTAAAGAATGCAACATATAAAGATAGAGTATTCACAACTAATGCTGCTGGATATCCAGGATGGAAGAGAATAAAGGTTAATGCAGATGGAACAAAAGATTTCTCTGAAATTATAGAACTTGCAAAAACTTGTCAACCACCAGTAGAAGTTGAAAGTGGAGAAATAACTGTTGGTTTTGCACATAACCAAGTTTTAAGTTTAGCTGATAAAGTTGTAGAAAATATTAAATCAGGAGCTATCAAAAGATTTGTTGTAATGAGTGGTTGTGATGGAAGAATGTCACAAAGACATTACTATACAGAATTTGCTGAAAACTTACCAAAAGATACAATCATTTTAACTTCTGGTTGTGCTAAGTTCAAATATAATAAATTAAACTTAGGAGATATAAATGGTATTCCAAGAGTATTAGATGCAGGACAATGTAATGACTCTTATTCTTGGGCAGTAGTAGCTCTTAAATTAAAAGAAGTATTTGGATTAAATGATATCAATGAATTACCATTAGTATTTAATATTGCTTGGTATGAACAAAAAGCTGTAATCGTTTTACTAGCTCTATTATACTTAGGAGTTAAAAATATCCATGTTGGACCAACTCTACCAGGATTCTTATCTCCAAATGTAGCGAAAGTTTTAGTTGAAAACTTTGGTATAGCTGGAATCACTACAGTAGAAGAAGACTTAAAGAAATTTGGATTATATGAAGGTTCAGCTTTAGCTAACTAA
- a CDS encoding phosphoserine phosphatase has translation MSIENSCVRLDEGRWNPKNREVLEKLIEKYRNTNSYAVFDWDNTSIQGDTQQNLFIYQIENLKYKLNPEKFNEVIRKNVPTTDFDERFKNSEGEVLNLTKLANDIYKNYIFLYENYISTKKISLEEIRETEEFKDFRAKMHYLHNALPSNFSSKIACLWEFYLLSGMTRTEVKSLAKESNDAKLGESLGEIIVESSRVLTGEAGIVRGIYDNGLRVRSEMANLYHELKRNGIDVYVISASMQELIEVFATDKSYGYNLDEEKIYAMRLKISADDVLIDEFNEDYAFTQKEGKSETIERFIKDKYEGKGPILVGGDALGDESMLTKFKDTEVLLIMKREGKLDNLVNDERALIQHRNLQTGLLDPKN, from the coding sequence ATGTCTATTGAAAATTCTTGTGTAAGATTAGATGAAGGAAGATGGAATCCTAAAAATAGAGAAGTTTTAGAAAAGTTGATAGAAAAATATAGAAATACTAATAGCTATGCAGTTTTTGACTGGGATAATACCTCTATTCAAGGGGATACTCAACAAAATTTATTCATATATCAAATTGAGAATTTAAAATATAAGTTAAATCCTGAAAAATTTAATGAAGTTATTAGAAAAAATGTACCTACTACAGATTTTGATGAAAGATTCAAAAACTCAGAAGGTGAAGTTTTAAATCTAACTAAATTAGCAAATGATATATATAAGAACTATATCTTTCTTTATGAAAACTATATTTCTACTAAAAAAATATCTTTAGAAGAAATAAGAGAAACAGAAGAGTTTAAAGATTTTAGAGCAAAGATGCATTATTTACATAATGCACTTCCAAGTAACTTTTCATCTAAAATTGCTTGCCTTTGGGAATTTTACTTATTAAGTGGAATGACAAGAACTGAGGTAAAGAGTTTAGCAAAAGAATCAAATGATGCTAAACTTGGTGAGAGCTTAGGAGAGATCATTGTAGAATCAAGTAGAGTTTTAACAGGAGAAGCAGGAATAGTTAGAGGAATCTATGATAATGGCTTGAGAGTTAGATCAGAAATGGCTAATCTTTACCATGAGCTTAAAAGAAATGGTATAGATGTTTATGTGATTTCAGCTTCAATGCAAGAATTGATAGAGGTCTTTGCTACAGACAAGTCTTATGGATATAATTTAGATGAAGAAAAAATCTATGCAATGAGATTAAAAATATCAGCAGATGATGTATTGATAGATGAATTTAATGAAGATTATGCTTTTACACAAAAAGAAGGTAAGTCTGAAACAATAGAAAGATTTATCAAAGATAAATATGAAGGTAAAGGGCCTATACTTGTTGGTGGAGATGCCCTTGGTGATGAAAGCATGTTGACAAAATTCAAAGACACAGAAGTTCTATTGATAATGAAAAGAGAAGGGAAATTAGATAATCTAGTAAATGATGAGAGAGCATTGATTCAACATAGAAATTTACAGACAGGTTTACTAGATCCAAAGAATTAG
- a CDS encoding EutP/PduV family microcompartment system protein, translating to MKKTMLIGRTGCGKTTLTQKLMNEEVKYKKTQSVTYKSKIIDTPGEYVENKMFYKSLLVLSADAKVIVLVQSAIDGATLFPPRFSTMFPRKEVIGVITKTDLENANIERSRKFLIEAGVTEVFTIGLEDSEGLEEIRKRLVVDES from the coding sequence ATGAAAAAGACTATGTTAATAGGTAGAACAGGTTGTGGAAAAACAACTTTAACACAAAAATTAATGAATGAAGAAGTTAAATACAAAAAAACACAATCAGTAACATATAAAAGTAAGATTATAGACACACCAGGAGAATATGTTGAAAACAAGATGTTTTATAAATCATTGTTAGTTTTATCAGCTGACGCTAAGGTGATAGTTTTAGTTCAGTCGGCTATAGATGGAGCAACATTGTTCCCACCTAGATTTTCAACAATGTTTCCTAGAAAAGAAGTTATTGGAGTTATAACTAAGACTGATTTAGAAAATGCTAATATTGAAAGAAGTAGAAAGTTTTTAATAGAAGCAGGAGTAACAGAGGTATTTACAATAGGTCTTGAGGATAGTGAGGGCTTAGAAGAAATTAGAAAAAGGTTGGTAGTAGATGAGTCTTAA
- a CDS encoding BMC domain-containing protein translates to MAYIEREDNMEKQRTIQEYVPGKQVTLAHLIANPDRDMCIKLGLDEEKTNAIGILTITPGEAAIISADIAIKSGSIELGFLDRFSGTLLLTGDFASVESSLKAVLAFLQETLKFYICEITRS, encoded by the coding sequence ATGGCATATATAGAAAGAGAGGATAATATGGAAAAACAAAGAACAATTCAAGAGTATGTACCTGGGAAACAAGTAACACTTGCACATTTAATAGCAAATCCTGATAGAGATATGTGTATAAAATTAGGACTTGATGAAGAAAAAACAAATGCTATTGGTATATTAACAATAACACCAGGAGAGGCTGCAATAATAAGTGCGGACATAGCAATCAAATCTGGAAGTATAGAATTGGGATTTTTAGATAGATTTAGTGGAACACTTTTATTGACAGGAGATTTTGCAAGTGTAGAATCATCACTTAAAGCTGTTCTAGCATTTTTACAAGAAACTTTAAAGTTTTATATCTGTGAAATTACGAGGTCTTAA
- the folP gene encoding dihydropteroate synthase, with protein MKKISCGKKEIILGERTLIMGILNVTPDSFSDGGKYNSLDAAMKQAEKLIADGADIIDIGGESTRPGHTQIAVEEEISRVVPIIEKISKELNTIISIDTYKHEVAKEAVKVGADIINDIWGLQYDRGEMAKFIEECNLPLIAMHNQNDEVYNKDIMLVLREFFEKTYKIADEYGIDRNKIILDPGLGFGKNSEQNIEVLSRLDELNDMGPILLGASKKRFIGKLLNDLPFDERVEGTVATTVIGIQKGVDIVRVHNVLENKRASLVADGIYRKRG; from the coding sequence ATGAAAAAAATTAGTTGTGGAAAAAAAGAAATTATTTTAGGTGAAAGAACCTTAATAATGGGAATATTAAATGTAACTCCTGATTCCTTTTCAGATGGAGGAAAATATAATAGCTTAGATGCTGCAATGAAACAAGCAGAAAAGCTTATTGCTGATGGAGCAGATATCATAGATATAGGTGGAGAGTCTACAAGACCAGGGCATACTCAAATAGCAGTAGAAGAAGAAATTTCAAGAGTAGTGCCTATAATAGAAAAGATTTCTAAAGAATTAAATACTATAATTTCTATAGACACGTATAAACATGAAGTAGCAAAAGAAGCAGTGAAAGTTGGAGCAGATATAATAAATGATATTTGGGGCTTGCAATATGATAGAGGAGAAATGGCTAAGTTCATAGAAGAATGTAATCTTCCACTTATTGCAATGCACAATCAAAATGATGAAGTATATAATAAAGATATAATGCTAGTTTTAAGGGAATTTTTTGAAAAAACATATAAAATAGCAGATGAATATGGAATTGATAGAAATAAAATAATTTTAGATCCAGGCTTAGGCTTTGGAAAAAATAGTGAACAAAACATAGAGGTTTTATCAAGATTAGATGAGTTAAATGATATGGGACCTATTTTATTAGGTGCTTCAAAAAAGAGATTTATAGGTAAGCTTCTTAATGATTTACCTTTCGACGAAAGAGTTGAAGGGACAGTTGCAACTACAGTAATAGGAATACAAAAAGGAGTAGATATTGTGAGAGTTCACAATGTTCTAGAAAATAAAAGAGCCTCTTTAGTTGCAGATGGCATATATAGAAAGAGAGGATAA